The following are encoded in a window of Tessaracoccus flavescens genomic DNA:
- the nrdF gene encoding class 1b ribonucleoside-diphosphate reductase subunit beta: MNNHLAHVQAINWNRIPDDKDLEVWNRLVNNFWLPEKVPLSNDIQSWQSLSHEEQELTMRVFTGLTLLDTIQGTVGAVSLIPDALTPHEEAVYTNIAFMESVHAKSYSSIFSTLCSTQEIDDAFRWSVENENLQRKASIVLSYYEGDEPLKRKVASTLLESFLFYSGFYLPMHWSSRAKLTNTADLIRLIIRDEAVHGYYIGYKFQKGLERVDAAKREEIKDYTFSLLFELYENEVQYTQDLYDAVGLTEDVKKFLHYNANKALMNLGYESMFPAAVTDVNPAILAALSPNADENHDFFSGSGSSYVIGKAVATEDDDWDF, translated from the coding sequence ATGAACAATCACCTAGCGCATGTCCAGGCGATCAATTGGAATCGGATTCCCGATGACAAGGATCTCGAGGTCTGGAACCGGCTCGTCAACAACTTCTGGCTGCCCGAGAAGGTGCCGCTCAGCAACGACATCCAGTCATGGCAGAGCCTCTCCCATGAGGAGCAAGAGCTGACGATGCGGGTCTTCACCGGTCTCACGCTGCTCGACACCATCCAGGGCACCGTCGGCGCCGTTTCCCTGATCCCGGACGCGCTCACGCCCCATGAGGAGGCGGTTTACACCAACATCGCATTCATGGAGTCCGTCCACGCGAAGAGCTACTCCTCCATCTTCTCCACGCTCTGCTCGACCCAGGAGATTGATGACGCCTTCCGCTGGTCCGTCGAGAACGAGAACCTGCAGCGCAAGGCCAGCATCGTCCTGTCCTACTACGAGGGCGACGAGCCGCTCAAGCGCAAGGTCGCCTCGACCCTGCTGGAGTCGTTCCTGTTCTACTCAGGCTTCTACCTGCCGATGCACTGGTCCAGCAGGGCCAAGCTGACCAACACCGCTGACCTGATCCGACTGATCATCCGCGACGAGGCGGTGCACGGTTACTACATCGGGTACAAGTTCCAGAAGGGCCTCGAGCGCGTCGACGCTGCCAAGCGTGAGGAGATCAAGGACTACACCTTCTCGCTGCTGTTCGAGCTCTACGAGAACGAGGTGCAGTACACCCAGGACCTGTACGACGCAGTCGGGCTGACCGAGGATGTGAAGAAGTTCCTTCACTACAACGCCAACAAGGCCCTGATGAACCTCGGATACGAATCGATGTTCCCGGCCGCGGTGACGGACGTCAACCCTGCGATCCTGGCTGCGCTTTCGCCGAACGCCGACGAGAACCACGACTTCTTCAGCGGTTCGGGGTCGTCGTACGTGATCGGCAAGGCTGTGGCCACGGAAGACGACGACTGGGACTTCTAG